The following proteins are encoded in a genomic region of Spirosoma sp. SC4-14:
- a CDS encoding SDR family oxidoreductase produces MATENKIAVVTGGSRGLGKNMALRLAASGIDVILTYRSKQEEAEAVVREIEQTGRKAAALQLDTSLVSTFDAFLETVSSLLNEKWGRSTIDFLVNNAGIDAASPFAQTTEEDFDNLFNIHLKGVYFLTQKALPLLADNGGIVNVSTGLTRFTTPGYAAYATMKGAIEVFTKYLAKELGARGIRANLVAPGIIETDFTKAAREAHPGLEAYISSQTALGRFGQPDDIGGVVAFLCSPDARWVNAQRIEASGGMFL; encoded by the coding sequence ATGGCAACGGAAAACAAAATTGCAGTAGTAACAGGTGGAAGTCGCGGATTAGGCAAAAATATGGCGCTGCGACTGGCAGCCAGCGGAATAGATGTTATTCTGACCTATCGGTCAAAACAGGAAGAAGCCGAAGCCGTTGTCCGGGAAATTGAACAAACCGGCCGAAAAGCTGCCGCCCTTCAACTGGATACGAGCCTTGTGAGCACATTCGATGCTTTTCTGGAAACGGTTTCTTCGCTACTTAACGAAAAATGGGGACGTAGCACAATCGATTTTCTGGTCAATAACGCCGGTATCGATGCCGCTTCGCCTTTCGCTCAAACCACAGAAGAAGACTTCGACAATCTGTTCAATATTCATCTAAAAGGCGTCTATTTCCTGACTCAAAAAGCCCTTCCGCTCCTGGCCGACAACGGCGGCATTGTCAATGTATCGACGGGACTGACCCGCTTTACTACCCCAGGCTATGCCGCTTATGCAACCATGAAAGGCGCAATTGAAGTGTTCACAAAATACCTGGCCAAAGAATTAGGGGCACGTGGCATTCGAGCCAATCTGGTAGCACCGGGCATTATCGAAACCGACTTCACAAAAGCCGCCCGCGAAGCACACCCCGGTCTGGAAGCCTATATTTCATCACAGACGGCACTGGGGCGTTTCGGCCAGCCCGACGATATTGGGGGCGTAGTCGCTTTTCTGTGTTCGCCAGATGCCCGCTGGGTGAATGCACAACGCATCGAAGCATCAGGCGGTATGTTCCTATAA
- a CDS encoding AraC family transcriptional regulator: MATYKLPQKIAARQHEITADFLKLLDRHLADIVEGRVTDMYEIRDIADEMHIHPTHLSNTIKLTTGKSPCYFFESKIMVIARTMLQDPHRTIADIAATLTFDPSNFTKFFKRFQGVTPKQYREEIWQGEWKKTELLTI, from the coding sequence ATGGCAACTTATAAACTACCGCAGAAAATTGCGGCCCGACAGCACGAGATCACGGCCGATTTTTTGAAACTGCTGGACCGGCATCTGGCCGATATTGTGGAAGGGCGCGTCACGGATATGTACGAAATTCGGGACATTGCCGACGAAATGCACATCCATCCTACCCACCTTAGTAATACCATTAAGCTGACAACCGGCAAATCGCCCTGCTATTTCTTCGAAAGTAAGATTATGGTCATTGCCCGAACCATGCTGCAGGACCCGCACCGAACCATAGCCGATATTGCAGCTACGCTCACCTTCGACCCGTCGAACTTTACGAAGTTCTTTAAACGGTTTCAGGGTGTAACGCCAAAGCAGTATCGGGAAGAAATCTGGCAGGGCGAATGGAAAAAAACTGAACTACTCACCATTTAA
- the fumC gene encoding class II fumarate hydratase has product MEYRIEKDTMGQVQVPANVYWGAQTQRSIENFKIAQDINKMPREIIRAFAYLKKAAALTNLDAGVLPKEKSDLIGQVCDEILDGKLDDQFPLVVWQTGSGTQSNMNVNEVVAYRAHVLHGGQLTDEKKFLHPNDDVNKSQSSNDTFPTAMHIAAYKILLDVTIPGITKLRNTLAAKSKQFMHIVKIGRTHFMDATPLTVGQEFSGYVSQLDHGLRAINNSLAHLSELALGGTAVGTGINTPPNYSENVAKHIASLTGLPFVTAENKFEALAAHDAIVEAHGALKTVAASLMKIGNDIRMLSSGPRAGIGELHIPDNEPGSSIMPGKVNPTQCEAMTMVAAQVMGNDVAINFGGAMGHFELNVFKPVMIYNFLHSARLIGDVCVSFNDKCAEGIEPIEANIKKHVDSSLMLVTALNTKIGYYKAAEIAQTAHKTGSTLKETALKLGYLTEEEFNEWVKPEDMVGDIK; this is encoded by the coding sequence ATGGAATACCGCATCGAGAAAGACACGATGGGCCAGGTACAGGTTCCGGCCAATGTCTACTGGGGCGCACAAACCCAGCGTTCCATCGAAAACTTCAAAATTGCTCAGGACATTAATAAAATGCCCCGCGAGATTATCCGGGCGTTTGCTTATCTTAAAAAAGCGGCTGCATTAACCAACCTTGATGCGGGTGTATTACCAAAAGAAAAAAGTGATCTGATTGGTCAGGTCTGCGACGAAATTCTGGATGGTAAACTGGACGATCAGTTTCCGCTGGTGGTTTGGCAAACCGGCTCGGGTACGCAGTCGAACATGAACGTCAACGAAGTGGTGGCATACCGCGCACACGTATTGCACGGTGGCCAGCTTACCGACGAGAAGAAGTTTCTGCATCCAAACGATGATGTTAATAAGTCGCAGTCGTCGAACGATACATTCCCGACGGCCATGCATATTGCGGCTTACAAAATCCTGCTCGACGTAACCATTCCGGGTATTACCAAACTGCGCAATACGCTGGCTGCCAAATCGAAGCAGTTTATGCATATCGTTAAAATTGGCCGGACGCACTTCATGGATGCCACTCCGCTGACAGTAGGGCAGGAGTTTTCGGGTTATGTATCGCAGCTCGACCATGGTCTGCGGGCCATCAACAACTCGCTGGCACACCTGAGCGAACTGGCACTTGGCGGAACGGCCGTAGGTACGGGCATCAACACGCCACCGAACTACTCCGAAAACGTAGCCAAACACATTGCCAGTCTGACGGGTTTGCCGTTCGTTACGGCCGAAAACAAGTTTGAGGCACTGGCGGCTCATGATGCCATCGTGGAAGCCCACGGTGCGCTGAAAACAGTGGCTGCCAGTCTGATGAAAATTGGTAACGACATTCGGATGCTGTCGTCGGGGCCACGGGCTGGTATTGGCGAATTACACATTCCTGATAATGAGCCAGGTTCGTCGATCATGCCGGGTAAGGTAAACCCAACGCAATGCGAAGCCATGACGATGGTAGCCGCGCAGGTAATGGGGAACGATGTGGCCATCAACTTCGGTGGTGCTATGGGCCATTTCGAGCTGAACGTATTCAAGCCGGTCATGATCTACAACTTCCTGCACTCGGCCCGGCTAATTGGCGATGTGTGCGTATCGTTCAACGATAAGTGTGCCGAAGGGATCGAGCCAATCGAAGCCAATATCAAAAAGCACGTCGATTCGTCGCTGATGCTGGTTACGGCGCTGAACACGAAAATTGGCTATTACAAAGCGGCCGAAATTGCCCAGACTGCTCATAAAACCGGCTCTACCCTAAAAGAAACCGCTCTGAAACTAGGTTACCTCACCGAAGAGGAATTTAACGAGTGGGTTAAACCCGAAGATATGGTTGGGGATATTAAGTAA
- a CDS encoding glycoside hydrolase family 3 N-terminal domain-containing protein, whose protein sequence is MNHTLTISGLLMLFSASTTVGQNWTETKTGSWTKVTNKGGQTLGYSPASGVKILTVNGFAFKDLNKNNKLDPYEDWRLPVSARAKDLAAKLSVEQIAGLMLYSRHQPIPAAAGGPFAGTYGGKVFAQSGANVSDLSDQQREFLTNDNLRHVLITSVQSPEAAAQWNNNAQALVEGLGMGIPINSSSDPRHGTRADAEYNAGAGGSISMWPGSLGLAATFNPELVNKYGHIAATEYRALGIATALSPQVDLATDPRWNRVSGTFGEDPKLATDMARAYIDGFQTSTGAKEITGGWGYNSVNAMVKHWPGGGSGEGGRDAHYGYGKYAVYPGSNFESHFLPFINGAFKLAGKTSKAAAVMPYYTISFNQDKKYGENVGNSYNKYIIGDLLRGKYKYDGVVCTDWLITADETAVDVFLTGKSWGVETLTVPERHYKILMAGADQFGGNNDAGPVIEAYKMGVKEKGEAAMRARFEQSAVRLLTNIFQVGLFENPYLDPTVSRTIVGKSDFMQAGYQAQLQSVVMLKNNAKTLPLTKGKTVYIPKRFTPAGRNFLGMETPEKLEYPVNLNIVKKYFTVTDNPNEADYALVFIQSPNSGGGYSSDDAKADGTGYVPVSLQYGDYTAHNTRNPSIAGGDPLEKFTNRTYNGKTAKTINSTDLGMVTDTYAKMKGKPVIVSLLVSNPTVVGEFEKQTNALLAHFGVQDQALMDILTGASEPSALLPMQMPANMQTVEAQAEDVPRDMKPYVDSAGNAYDFGYGLNWKGVIEDARTAKYKKAPLSIK, encoded by the coding sequence ATGAACCATACCCTTACTATTAGTGGCCTGCTCATGCTCTTTTCGGCCTCAACCACCGTAGGGCAAAACTGGACTGAAACCAAAACCGGTAGTTGGACCAAAGTAACCAACAAAGGTGGGCAGACGCTTGGCTACTCCCCGGCATCGGGCGTGAAGATACTGACCGTGAACGGCTTCGCCTTTAAAGACCTCAACAAAAACAACAAACTCGATCCTTACGAAGACTGGCGGCTACCGGTATCTGCCCGTGCCAAAGATCTGGCAGCCAAATTATCGGTCGAACAAATTGCCGGATTGATGCTCTATAGCCGTCACCAGCCCATTCCTGCAGCGGCTGGCGGACCGTTTGCCGGAACCTATGGCGGAAAAGTATTTGCCCAAAGCGGTGCCAATGTGTCGGACCTGTCAGATCAGCAACGCGAATTTCTGACCAACGATAACCTGCGGCATGTGTTGATCACGTCGGTCCAAAGCCCTGAAGCAGCCGCTCAATGGAACAATAATGCGCAGGCACTGGTAGAGGGACTTGGTATGGGTATTCCGATCAATAGTAGCTCTGATCCCCGGCATGGTACCCGCGCCGATGCCGAATACAACGCCGGAGCCGGTGGTTCTATCTCGATGTGGCCGGGTTCGCTGGGGCTGGCGGCAACGTTCAATCCTGAGCTAGTCAATAAATATGGCCATATTGCCGCTACCGAATACCGGGCATTAGGTATTGCAACGGCCTTATCACCGCAGGTCGACCTGGCTACTGATCCGCGCTGGAATCGGGTTAGCGGTACATTTGGCGAAGACCCGAAACTGGCAACCGACATGGCCCGTGCCTACATCGATGGTTTTCAAACTTCGACCGGTGCGAAGGAAATCACGGGTGGCTGGGGCTACAACAGCGTCAATGCCATGGTGAAACACTGGCCGGGTGGCGGCTCGGGCGAAGGTGGGCGCGATGCGCACTACGGCTATGGCAAATATGCGGTTTATCCCGGCAGCAACTTCGAATCGCATTTTCTACCCTTCATCAACGGTGCTTTTAAACTGGCCGGAAAAACGAGCAAAGCGGCTGCCGTGATGCCTTACTATACGATTTCGTTCAATCAGGATAAGAAATACGGCGAAAACGTCGGCAACAGCTATAACAAATACATTATCGGCGACCTACTTCGTGGAAAATACAAATACGATGGCGTGGTTTGCACCGACTGGCTCATTACGGCCGACGAAACGGCTGTCGATGTTTTTCTGACTGGCAAATCGTGGGGTGTCGAAACGTTAACGGTGCCCGAACGCCATTACAAAATCCTGATGGCCGGAGCCGATCAGTTTGGCGGCAACAACGATGCTGGTCCGGTAATTGAGGCCTACAAAATGGGCGTTAAAGAAAAAGGAGAAGCGGCTATGCGTGCCCGGTTCGAACAATCGGCGGTTCGGTTGCTGACCAATATTTTTCAGGTTGGCTTGTTCGAAAATCCGTATCTGGACCCAACGGTTTCGCGCACTATCGTCGGGAAATCCGATTTCATGCAAGCTGGCTATCAGGCGCAGCTACAGTCGGTGGTAATGCTGAAAAACAACGCCAAAACGTTGCCCTTGACGAAAGGAAAAACCGTTTACATTCCCAAGCGTTTTACACCTGCCGGACGCAACTTCCTTGGTATGGAAACACCCGAAAAACTGGAATATCCGGTAAATCTGAACATCGTGAAAAAATATTTCACGGTGACCGATAACCCCAACGAGGCCGACTATGCGCTGGTGTTCATCCAAAGCCCCAATTCGGGGGGTGGTTATAGCAGTGATGATGCCAAAGCGGACGGAACAGGTTACGTTCCCGTCAGCCTTCAATACGGCGACTATACGGCTCACAATACCCGCAACCCAAGTATTGCCGGTGGCGACCCGCTCGAAAAATTCACGAACCGGACCTACAACGGCAAAACGGCCAAAACCATCAACAGTACCGACCTGGGCATGGTAACCGATACGTATGCCAAAATGAAGGGAAAGCCTGTAATTGTATCGCTGCTGGTTTCGAACCCAACTGTTGTGGGTGAGTTTGAAAAACAGACGAATGCCTTACTGGCTCATTTTGGCGTTCAGGATCAGGCGCTGATGGATATTCTGACCGGAGCCAGCGAACCATCGGCCTTGTTACCGATGCAAATGCCTGCCAATATGCAAACCGTGGAAGCGCAGGCCGAAGATGTGCCCCGCGACATGAAACCCTACGTCGATTCGGCCGGAAATGCCTACGATTTTGGCTATGGGCTGAACTGGAAAGGCGTTATTGAGGATGCCCGTACGGCTAAGTACAAAAAAGCTCCACTGAGCATAAAGTAA
- the ygiD gene encoding 4,5-DOPA dioxygenase extradiol, which yields MKRKDFLTAMIGATTLTGFKQFTDELAEQGPEMPVLFVGHGSPMNGIENNEFSQYWRQLAQEIPVPKAVLVVSAHWLSRGTHITAMDFPKTIHDFGGFPKALFDVQYPAPGSPTLAKETAGLIHSTVVGLDHDWGLDHGTWSVVRQMYPNANIPVLQLSIDYTKDAQYHYELAKELATLRRKGVLILGSGNMVHNLRMLALPKSGDFNEAYGHDWAIHMNDTFKKLIINGTHDDLIHYERLGQEARLAIPTPDHYLPLLYTLALQGKRDTVSFFNDKAVAGSLTMTSVRIANT from the coding sequence ATGAAGCGGAAAGACTTTTTAACAGCCATGATAGGTGCAACAACATTAACGGGTTTTAAGCAGTTTACGGACGAACTTGCTGAGCAAGGCCCTGAAATGCCCGTTCTGTTTGTGGGTCACGGATCGCCCATGAACGGTATTGAAAATAACGAGTTTAGCCAGTACTGGAGACAACTGGCTCAGGAAATTCCGGTTCCTAAGGCAGTTCTGGTTGTGTCGGCACACTGGCTGAGTCGTGGAACGCACATCACCGCAATGGATTTTCCGAAAACGATCCACGATTTTGGGGGCTTTCCCAAAGCATTGTTCGATGTGCAATATCCGGCACCTGGCAGTCCAACTCTGGCCAAAGAAACCGCCGGACTGATTCATTCGACGGTTGTTGGACTCGATCATGACTGGGGGCTCGATCATGGCACGTGGAGCGTGGTTCGGCAAATGTATCCTAACGCCAATATCCCGGTGCTGCAACTAAGTATCGACTATACGAAGGATGCTCAGTATCATTATGAGCTGGCAAAAGAACTGGCAACGCTTCGCCGGAAGGGGGTGCTGATTTTGGGGAGTGGCAATATGGTGCATAATCTGCGCATGCTGGCGTTACCCAAATCGGGCGATTTTAACGAAGCCTATGGGCACGATTGGGCAATTCATATGAATGATACGTTCAAGAAACTAATTATAAATGGCACTCACGACGATTTAATTCATTATGAGCGGTTAGGGCAGGAGGCTCGCCTGGCTATCCCGACGCCCGATCATTATCTGCCGCTGTTGTACACGCTGGCGCTTCAGGGCAAGCGCGACACGGTTTCATTTTTCAATGACAAAGCCGTGGCTGGATCGCTGACGATGACATCGGTCAGGATTGCAAATACCTGA
- a CDS encoding MarR family transcriptional regulator: MEYRNDYHRLILNLHQTDGYIFNHFQQKMAPFDLSVQQYKALRLLAEVFPKSLTAGELKEKMTDMNSDMTRLIDRLVAKNLVVREVDPTNRRRVNLRLTNESAGFVERVALEFKDFESIISHLTEEEVQTMNTLLDKIRQR, encoded by the coding sequence ATGGAATACCGTAACGACTATCATCGCTTAATTCTTAATCTGCACCAGACGGATGGCTACATTTTCAATCATTTTCAGCAGAAGATGGCCCCGTTCGATTTATCGGTGCAGCAGTATAAAGCGCTTCGCCTGCTTGCCGAGGTCTTTCCCAAAAGTTTGACCGCAGGGGAGTTAAAAGAAAAAATGACCGATATGAACTCCGACATGACCCGGTTGATCGATCGGTTGGTTGCCAAGAACCTGGTCGTGCGCGAAGTAGACCCTACAAATCGTCGTCGGGTAAACTTACGGCTTACCAACGAATCGGCTGGGTTTGTAGAGCGCGTGGCTTTAGAATTTAAAGATTTTGAGTCCATCATCAGTCATTTGACCGAGGAGGAAGTACAGACGATGAATACACTACTTGATAAAATTAGACAACGTTAA
- a CDS encoding TolC family protein, whose product MRKYLLLVSSWLTGLSLAVAQSAPTVMPLDKAIQLALQNNKGIKLADSRIQAAEAHVQEAKDRSLPQANASLSYARYSLTGPFSLGAGSDGKSALTIPAGAFNATMGGVTISKEVFGGFAEKSAEHSAELLAKASHLDAQRNRSELVYTVTDAYYNIVKLARSVGVIEQNIKQFEEKEREANNLQKEGIVTANEVLKIQLQKNNLQLSRLQVEKARQTALYNFNLLVGLPDDQQIAVDTLLTNPTATAESLSSFLARAVQTRPEVQANALRVQSAQEMLRNTKSSMYPHLGVSVGYNYINPTAKVIPEAATFISAWNVGAGLTYNIGSLYNLKGKLHSAQNAIDQVNLQSQQQTDQIRSEVVTAYNNYQLALEQQNVIRTALGQAQENYRLTESRFRNGLVGSTDLLEADSFLLQAQLNVINATVDAQLAYQRLLKATGTNLN is encoded by the coding sequence ATGAGGAAGTACCTATTGCTGGTTAGTTCATGGCTGACAGGACTAAGCCTGGCGGTTGCTCAATCAGCACCAACCGTGATGCCGCTCGACAAGGCAATTCAACTGGCCTTGCAGAATAATAAAGGAATAAAGCTGGCCGATTCGCGTATTCAGGCCGCCGAAGCTCATGTGCAGGAAGCTAAAGACCGTAGCCTTCCGCAGGCCAATGCGTCGCTGTCGTATGCGCGCTATAGCCTGACGGGGCCGTTTTCGCTGGGCGCTGGTAGCGATGGTAAATCGGCCTTAACGATACCGGCAGGTGCCTTTAATGCCACAATGGGTGGCGTCACCATTAGTAAGGAAGTTTTTGGTGGATTTGCCGAAAAATCGGCTGAACATTCGGCCGAGTTACTGGCAAAAGCCAGCCATCTGGATGCGCAGCGCAACCGCTCCGAACTGGTGTATACCGTAACCGACGCTTACTACAACATTGTCAAACTAGCGCGGTCGGTTGGTGTTATCGAGCAGAATATCAAACAGTTTGAAGAAAAAGAGCGCGAAGCGAACAACCTTCAGAAAGAAGGAATTGTGACGGCCAACGAAGTGCTGAAAATTCAATTACAGAAAAACAATTTGCAGCTAAGCCGTCTTCAGGTTGAGAAAGCTCGTCAAACCGCGCTCTATAACTTCAATTTGCTGGTTGGCTTGCCCGACGATCAACAAATTGCTGTTGATACGCTGCTAACCAATCCGACCGCTACGGCCGAATCACTGAGTTCGTTTCTGGCGCGGGCGGTTCAGACTCGTCCCGAAGTTCAGGCCAATGCTTTGCGCGTGCAGTCGGCCCAGGAAATGCTGCGAAACACTAAAAGCAGTATGTATCCTCATCTGGGCGTATCGGTCGGTTATAACTACATCAACCCAACAGCGAAAGTAATTCCGGAAGCGGCCACATTTATCAGTGCCTGGAACGTTGGCGCGGGGCTGACCTATAACATTGGTTCGCTCTATAACCTGAAAGGCAAACTGCATAGTGCTCAGAATGCCATTGATCAGGTTAATCTGCAAAGCCAGCAACAAACCGATCAGATTCGCAGCGAAGTCGTTACGGCTTATAACAACTATCAACTGGCTCTGGAACAACAGAACGTAATCCGTACGGCCTTAGGGCAGGCTCAGGAAAACTACCGTTTGACCGAATCGCGATTTCGGAATGGTCTGGTTGGCTCAACGGATTTGCTCGAAGCCGACAGTTTTCTGCTCCAGGCCCAACTCAACGTCATTAATGCAACCGTAGATGCACAACTGGCCTACCAGCGCCTGCTGAAAGCTACGGGGACAAATCTCAACTAA
- a CDS encoding HlyD family secretion protein: MDKKTLFRVGGVVILAIALFFGYSEFRYLQRHETTDDAQIDGDVNPVIPKASGYVKEIRFKDNQSVKEGDTLLVLDDSDYRIRVDQAEAALQSAMAAAGVSRSQVNVASATVQSSQASVQTARDQVATAQANVAAAQARARKANQDFERYSRLLAEKTVPQQQFDVVQAERDAAQAQLQAAQAQLQTAQSQVAAAGTQTSVTSSQRRATEGQISVAQAAIKQRQADLDMAKLQLSYTIVRAPASGIVSKRSVQIGQLVQAGQAVCSVVGHSDLWVTANFKETQLHQMQPGQKVDIDVDAFGGEKLTGTVGSFAGATGAKFSLLPPDNATGNYVKVVQRVPVRIDIDKNNPLYAKIRPGMSVTVAVDLQK; encoded by the coding sequence ATGGATAAGAAAACTTTATTTCGTGTAGGGGGTGTCGTAATACTGGCCATTGCCCTCTTTTTTGGGTATAGCGAGTTTCGCTACCTACAACGTCATGAAACAACCGACGATGCTCAGATTGACGGCGATGTTAATCCCGTAATTCCAAAGGCAAGTGGCTACGTAAAAGAGATTCGTTTTAAAGATAATCAGTCAGTAAAAGAAGGGGATACATTGCTTGTGCTCGACGATTCTGATTATCGGATACGGGTCGATCAGGCTGAAGCGGCTCTGCAAAGTGCAATGGCGGCTGCTGGTGTGTCGCGGTCGCAGGTAAATGTGGCTTCGGCAACGGTACAAAGCTCACAGGCAAGTGTGCAAACCGCTCGCGATCAGGTAGCTACGGCCCAGGCTAATGTAGCGGCTGCTCAGGCACGGGCTCGTAAAGCCAATCAGGATTTTGAACGGTATAGCCGATTGCTGGCCGAAAAAACCGTTCCCCAACAGCAGTTCGATGTTGTGCAGGCCGAGCGCGATGCGGCCCAGGCTCAGTTGCAGGCGGCTCAGGCTCAACTCCAAACGGCTCAGTCGCAGGTGGCGGCTGCTGGTACACAAACATCGGTGACCAGTTCGCAGCGTCGGGCAACAGAAGGTCAGATTTCGGTAGCGCAGGCGGCAATCAAGCAACGTCAGGCCGATCTGGATATGGCCAAATTACAGCTTTCATACACCATCGTTCGGGCTCCGGCTTCGGGTATTGTATCGAAACGGTCGGTGCAGATTGGCCAGTTAGTGCAGGCCGGCCAGGCCGTTTGTTCGGTGGTTGGTCATTCCGATTTGTGGGTAACGGCCAACTTCAAGGAAACGCAATTGCACCAAATGCAACCCGGCCAGAAAGTTGATATCGATGTCGATGCTTTTGGTGGTGAAAAACTCACCGGAACCGTCGGTTCATTTGCGGGGGCAACGGGCGCTAAATTTTCGTTGCTTCCTCCCGACAATGCTACGGGTAACTATGTGAAAGTTGTTCAGCGGGTGCCGGTTCGGATCGATATTGACAAAAACAATCCACTCTATGCCAAAATACGCCCCGGTATGAGCGTAACGGTAGCCGTGGATTTGCAGAAATAA
- a CDS encoding DHA2 family efflux MFS transporter permease subunit has translation MKLGFDKWIVILTVTTAALLQTIDTSIVNVTLNQMMGNLGASLGDISWVVTGYAAASAVMITMSGWLSAKLGRRNYFAASIVLFTIASIFCGLSTNVWELVFFRVVQGIGGGGLLTTAQSILIQTFPKEDLGIANAIFGMGVIIGPSIGPTLGGYITDNLSWNWVFYINIPFGILATVMTFAYIKEPDEKIVAGKMDWLALILLTMGIGGLQIILEKGEEKDWFDSSFIVGMSIAAVVGLIGFIWRELAVKMPILDLSLLRRRRFAVGTLFNFILGFGLFASVFIIPVFCQTILGFTASQTGWLLMPGSLMTGVMMPIIGGMMSKNKISPIWYSAIGFLLFFGFCFDLSNISLDAGPDYFFWPLIIRGIGMGMIFIPLTTITLADLENVEIPQGSALSNMIRQLGGTFGTAIMTTYISTRTVFHASRLSDNISIYNPLSAERIRQFTNLFLSKGDALMTATGKAYGLIQGTVMKQALVMTYADAFLIIGAFFLVCVPMLLLFIGKKIQAPAHTEMVME, from the coding sequence ATGAAATTAGGCTTTGATAAGTGGATTGTCATCCTGACGGTTACTACAGCGGCTCTGCTCCAAACCATCGATACGTCCATCGTTAACGTGACGCTCAACCAGATGATGGGAAACCTGGGCGCATCGCTGGGCGATATTAGCTGGGTTGTAACGGGCTATGCGGCTGCCAGTGCCGTCATGATTACAATGTCGGGCTGGTTGAGTGCCAAGCTGGGCCGTCGAAATTATTTTGCCGCGTCGATTGTGCTGTTTACGATTGCTTCGATATTCTGCGGCTTGTCGACCAACGTATGGGAGCTGGTATTTTTCCGGGTCGTTCAGGGAATTGGTGGGGGTGGTTTGCTGACAACGGCGCAGTCGATTCTGATTCAAACTTTTCCGAAAGAAGACCTGGGTATTGCTAACGCGATCTTCGGGATGGGCGTAATCATTGGCCCGTCGATTGGTCCTACGCTGGGTGGTTATATTACCGATAACCTGTCGTGGAACTGGGTATTCTACATCAACATCCCGTTTGGCATTCTGGCGACTGTGATGACGTTTGCCTATATCAAAGAACCAGATGAGAAAATAGTGGCTGGGAAGATGGACTGGCTGGCGCTGATCTTACTGACAATGGGTATCGGCGGGTTGCAGATCATTCTGGAAAAAGGCGAAGAAAAAGACTGGTTCGATTCGAGCTTTATTGTCGGCATGTCGATTGCTGCGGTTGTTGGTTTGATTGGCTTTATCTGGCGCGAACTGGCCGTTAAAATGCCTATTCTCGATCTGAGCTTACTACGCCGTCGGCGATTTGCAGTCGGTACGTTGTTTAACTTTATTCTGGGCTTTGGTCTGTTTGCCTCCGTATTTATTATTCCTGTCTTTTGTCAGACGATTCTGGGCTTTACGGCTAGTCAGACTGGCTGGCTGCTGATGCCGGGTTCGCTCATGACGGGGGTTATGATGCCGATCATTGGCGGCATGATGAGTAAGAATAAAATTTCGCCGATCTGGTATTCGGCCATCGGATTTCTGCTCTTCTTCGGGTTCTGTTTCGACCTGTCGAACATTAGCCTCGATGCAGGCCCGGACTATTTCTTCTGGCCGCTGATTATTCGGGGTATTGGCATGGGCATGATCTTTATTCCGTTAACGACCATTACCCTGGCCGACCTCGAAAATGTAGAAATCCCGCAGGGATCGGCCCTGTCGAATATGATTCGGCAACTGGGCGGTACGTTCGGAACGGCCATCATGACGACTTATATTTCGACGCGCACCGTGTTTCATGCGTCGCGGTTGTCGGACAATATTTCGATCTATAACCCTCTGTCGGCCGAGCGGATTCGGCAGTTTACGAATCTGTTTCTGTCTAAGGGGGATGCCTTGATGACCGCAACCGGCAAAGCATACGGCCTTATTCAGGGAACGGTAATGAAGCAGGCGCTGGTGATGACCTATGCCGATGCGTTTTTGATTATCGGTGCGTTTTTTCTGGTCTGCGTGCCGATGTTATTATTGTTTATTGGTAAGAAAATACAGGCTCCTGCACATACCGAAATGGTGATGGAGTAA